In Salisediminibacterium beveridgei, one DNA window encodes the following:
- a CDS encoding anti-sigma factor family protein: protein MACRKEQSQSIHRYLDEEMDLLEQRQFEEHVRGCESCDKHLSELRRTVAIVQSTSHFKAPDQLTDAVMGSLPKQKQTTRWRNWVREHPFVITAATFFLVFMISLSAGFGGEDQQIAVTGDGQFFIDDERGVVVVPEGEVIQGDLEIRNGNVEVLGEVSGNITVINGEHLMASAGHVAGEVQEVNRFYNWLWHEMKDLFSQVIPMERDKDGTE from the coding sequence ATGGCTTGCAGAAAAGAACAATCACAAAGCATTCATAGATATCTCGATGAAGAGATGGATCTCCTGGAACAACGCCAATTTGAAGAGCATGTCAGGGGATGTGAGTCATGCGACAAACATTTATCTGAATTGCGGCGAACGGTTGCCATTGTCCAGAGTACGTCGCACTTCAAGGCGCCGGATCAGTTGACCGATGCGGTCATGGGCAGTCTCCCGAAGCAAAAGCAGACGACGCGGTGGAGAAATTGGGTCCGCGAGCATCCTTTTGTGATTACAGCAGCAACCTTTTTTCTGGTGTTTATGATCAGCCTGTCTGCCGGATTTGGCGGAGAGGATCAGCAGATTGCGGTTACCGGAGACGGCCAGTTCTTTATCGATGATGAACGAGGGGTCGTGGTTGTTCCGGAAGGTGAAGTGATTCAGGGGGACTTGGAGATCCGAAATGGCAATGTGGAAGTCCTTGGTGAAGTGAGTGGCAACATTACTGTGATAAATGGTGAGCATCTGATGGCGTCTGCCGGGCATGTAGCCGGAGAAGTTCAGGAAGTGAACCGCTTTTATAACTGGTTATGGCATGAAATGAAGGATCTGTTCAGTCAGGTGATTCCGATGGAACGCGATAAGGATGGAACAGAGTAA
- the glmM gene encoding phosphoglucosamine mutase, translating into MGKFFGTDGVRGVANQELTPELAFKLGRFGGYILTKETSKPKILIGRDPRISGPMLEGALVAGLLSMGAEVMRLGVITTPGVAYLTKALSADAGVMISASHNPVEDNGIKFFGPDGFKLVDAQEEEIERLLHLEDDMEDDLPRPVAGEVGTVSDYFEGGQKYLRFLKRTLSEDFSGLKVAIDCAHGAASSLANHLFADLGADDIFCIGSAPNGVNINDGVGSTHPEGLVDLVREKGADVGLAFDGDADRLIAVDEKGDIVDGDQIMYIVAKYLYDNGRLVDNTIVSTVMSNLGFYKALEEAGIQTKQTAVGDRYVMEEMRNGGYSLGGEQSGHIIFLEHSTTGDGLLSGIQLLQIMKATGKPLSELAGEWSHYPQKLVNIRVADKHALKENGAIAEEIRSVEQEMNGEGRILVRPSGTEPLVRVMAEAPSTEKCELIVDQIVGVVKKELGTIE; encoded by the coding sequence ATGGGTAAGTTTTTTGGAACAGATGGTGTAAGAGGTGTCGCGAATCAGGAATTGACTCCTGAATTGGCATTCAAGCTTGGACGTTTCGGGGGATACATACTCACGAAGGAAACGAGCAAACCAAAGATTCTCATTGGAAGAGACCCACGCATTTCGGGCCCGATGCTCGAAGGCGCACTCGTTGCAGGTTTGTTATCCATGGGAGCAGAAGTGATGCGTCTTGGTGTCATAACGACTCCCGGTGTAGCCTATTTGACGAAAGCACTCAGTGCAGATGCAGGGGTGATGATCAGTGCGTCTCATAATCCTGTGGAAGATAACGGCATCAAGTTTTTCGGTCCGGACGGATTTAAACTGGTCGATGCGCAGGAGGAAGAAATTGAACGTCTTCTGCATCTCGAAGATGACATGGAAGACGACCTTCCAAGGCCCGTTGCCGGAGAAGTCGGCACGGTCAGTGATTATTTCGAGGGTGGACAAAAGTATCTGCGTTTCCTGAAACGGACGCTGTCTGAGGACTTCAGCGGTTTGAAAGTCGCGATTGACTGTGCACACGGGGCAGCATCATCCCTGGCGAACCATTTGTTTGCAGATCTCGGTGCCGACGATATCTTTTGCATCGGATCAGCGCCGAATGGCGTGAACATAAACGATGGCGTGGGATCAACTCATCCTGAAGGTCTGGTGGACCTTGTCCGCGAAAAAGGCGCAGATGTTGGCCTTGCTTTTGACGGGGACGCGGACCGCTTGATCGCGGTGGATGAAAAAGGTGACATTGTTGATGGGGATCAGATCATGTATATCGTCGCGAAATATCTGTATGACAATGGCCGTCTCGTTGATAATACAATTGTCTCAACGGTGATGAGTAACCTCGGCTTTTACAAAGCATTGGAAGAAGCAGGGATTCAAACGAAGCAGACAGCAGTCGGTGACCGCTATGTGATGGAGGAAATGCGTAACGGAGGTTACTCCCTTGGGGGTGAGCAATCCGGGCACATAATCTTCCTGGAGCACTCCACAACGGGCGACGGTCTCTTAAGCGGGATTCAGTTGCTTCAGATCATGAAAGCAACGGGAAAGCCCCTTTCTGAACTCGCTGGTGAATGGAGCCACTACCCGCAGAAGCTTGTCAACATCAGGGTGGCGGATAAACATGCCCTCAAGGAGAACGGTGCAATTGCAGAAGAAATCCGGAGTGTGGAACAGGAAATGAATGGTGAAGGACGAATACTCGTCCGGCCATCGGGAACAGAGCCTTTGGTCAGGGTCATGGCCGAAGCGCCTTCAACGGAAAAATGCGAATTGATCGTTGATCAGATTGTCGGCGTGGTCAAAAAAGAACTGGGTACCATTGAATAG
- the cdaA gene encoding diadenylate cyclase CdaA produces the protein MFDDLSFWRLVAIVVDITLVAFVIYKLIMVIRGTRAVQLVKGITVVLSVWFFSGYFGLHTLQWLMQQAVIYGVLAIIIIFQPELRRALEHLGRGKLFQTSSMANTEDIEAMIGHLIKSTNYMGKRRIGALISIERETGMNDYIETGVKTDAKLSTELMTNIFIPNAPLHDGAVVIQNGAIAAAGCYLPLSENPFISKELGTRHRAALGVSEVTDAITLVVSEETGAISMTKNGELHRNLDEEHLKQMLEKELLKKDEEKASSRWQWGGKDNG, from the coding sequence ATGTTTGATGACTTAAGTTTTTGGCGGCTGGTGGCCATCGTTGTGGATATTACGCTGGTAGCCTTTGTGATATATAAATTGATTATGGTGATTCGGGGAACGCGGGCAGTTCAGCTCGTGAAAGGGATTACCGTGGTGCTTTCCGTTTGGTTTTTCAGTGGCTATTTCGGTTTACATACGCTCCAATGGCTGATGCAGCAAGCGGTTATTTACGGTGTGCTGGCCATCATTATTATTTTCCAACCGGAACTCAGGCGGGCACTGGAGCATTTGGGACGGGGAAAGCTGTTTCAAACCTCTTCGATGGCAAATACAGAAGATATTGAAGCGATGATCGGTCACTTAATCAAATCGACGAATTATATGGGAAAGCGGCGCATTGGTGCACTGATATCCATTGAACGAGAAACAGGGATGAATGATTACATCGAGACCGGTGTCAAGACAGATGCGAAACTCTCCACGGAGTTAATGACGAATATTTTTATCCCGAATGCACCGCTTCATGATGGTGCTGTGGTGATACAAAATGGCGCGATAGCAGCAGCAGGCTGTTATTTACCGCTGTCGGAAAATCCGTTTATCTCGAAGGAACTGGGAACGCGTCACCGTGCGGCGCTTGGCGTCAGTGAAGTGACGGATGCGATTACCCTCGTTGTTTCGGAAGAGACTGGTGCGATTTCCATGACAAAGAATGGTGAACTTCACCGGAATCTTGATGAAGAGCATCTGAAGCAGATGCTCGAAAAAGAATTACTCAAGAAAGACGAAGAGAAAGCATCATCCCGTTGGCAATGGGGAGGGAAAGATAATGGATAA
- the glmS gene encoding glutamine--fructose-6-phosphate transaminase (isomerizing) produces MCGIVGYAGTAVANDILLKGLERLEYRGYDSAGIALVNSDGVHVYKEKGRIATLREKMEKADSGMVGIGHTRWATHGAPSQVNAHPHQSHSGRFTLVHNGVIENYQYVQREYLADVAMVSDTDTEIIVQLIEKFANEDGMTTEEAFRKTLGLLKGSYATALLDELNPETIYVGKNKSPLLIGLSDDVNVIASDAMAMLQVTNEFLEIMDGEMVIVTRDDVQIKNQEGDLLSRDSYIAEIDSTDIEKGTYPHFMLKEIEEQPFVMRNIITKYKDENENIKLDENIRQAVLDADRIYIIAAGTSFNAGLVGKEMIEKIAHIPVETHIASEFLYNMPILSQNPLFIFISQSGETADSRGVLVNVKELGHTTLTITNVPGSTLSREAEYTLHTYAGPEIAVASTKAYTAQIAVLAILSVETARAKGIEIDFDPMQQLGIAANAMDIFMEKKDELEQMARDYLSVTPNCFYIGRGMDYHVCMEASLKLKEISYIQAEGFAGGELKHGTIALIEEGTPVVGLATQESVHLNLRGNMKEVVARGANPLMISMEGFDEADDKIVIPRVNELFTPLVSVIPMQFIAYYAALHRGCDVDKPRNLAKSVTVE; encoded by the coding sequence ATGTGTGGAATCGTAGGATACGCAGGAACAGCTGTAGCAAATGATATTTTATTAAAAGGACTTGAACGCCTTGAATACCGGGGATATGACTCAGCAGGCATTGCACTGGTCAACAGCGACGGGGTTCATGTGTATAAAGAAAAAGGAAGAATCGCAACGCTTCGTGAAAAGATGGAAAAAGCAGATTCCGGAATGGTCGGTATCGGACATACGCGCTGGGCAACCCACGGCGCACCAAGCCAGGTCAATGCGCACCCGCATCAGAGTCATTCAGGACGATTTACTCTCGTTCATAACGGGGTCATTGAGAACTACCAGTACGTGCAGCGTGAATACCTCGCAGATGTGGCGATGGTCAGTGATACAGACACGGAAATCATTGTGCAGCTGATTGAGAAGTTTGCGAATGAGGACGGAATGACAACGGAAGAGGCGTTTCGAAAAACGTTGGGTCTGTTGAAAGGTTCTTATGCGACAGCGCTTCTGGATGAGTTGAATCCGGAAACGATTTATGTCGGCAAAAACAAGAGCCCTCTTTTGATTGGCCTCAGTGATGATGTGAACGTGATTGCCAGTGATGCCATGGCCATGCTTCAGGTGACCAATGAATTCCTCGAGATTATGGACGGCGAGATGGTCATTGTGACCCGTGATGACGTGCAGATTAAGAATCAAGAAGGCGATTTGCTGAGTCGGGATTCTTATATTGCGGAAATCGACTCTACGGATATAGAAAAAGGAACCTATCCACACTTCATGCTCAAAGAAATTGAAGAGCAGCCGTTTGTGATGCGCAATATCATTACGAAGTACAAAGACGAGAACGAAAACATCAAGCTTGATGAGAACATCCGTCAGGCTGTATTGGATGCGGACCGCATCTATATCATCGCCGCAGGAACGAGCTTCAATGCCGGCCTTGTCGGTAAGGAAATGATTGAAAAGATCGCACATATACCTGTGGAAACGCATATTGCCAGTGAATTTCTCTACAACATGCCGATCCTCAGCCAAAACCCACTCTTTATCTTTATCTCACAAAGCGGAGAGACCGCCGATTCCCGTGGTGTCCTCGTCAATGTGAAGGAACTTGGTCATACAACACTGACCATCACAAACGTACCAGGGTCTACCCTGTCGCGGGAAGCAGAGTATACACTCCATACCTACGCGGGACCGGAAATTGCCGTTGCTTCCACGAAGGCCTATACGGCTCAGATTGCAGTCTTGGCGATCCTGTCTGTGGAAACGGCCCGTGCAAAAGGCATTGAAATCGATTTTGATCCGATGCAACAGCTGGGAATTGCAGCGAACGCCATGGATATCTTCATGGAGAAGAAAGACGAGCTCGAACAAATGGCCCGGGATTATCTCAGTGTGACCCCAAACTGCTTTTATATCGGCCGGGGCATGGACTATCACGTCTGCATGGAAGCTTCTTTGAAGCTGAAGGAAATCTCCTATATCCAGGCGGAAGGCTTTGCCGGCGGAGAGTTGAAGCACGGCACCATCGCATTGATTGAAGAAGGTACACCGGTGGTCGGACTGGCTACGCAGGAATCCGTCCATTTGAACCTCCGCGGGAACATGAAAGAAGTCGTTGCCCGGGGTGCGAATCCACTGATGATCAGTATGGAAGGCTTTGACGAAGCGGATGACAAGATCGTCATTCCGCGGGTGAACGAACTGTTCACCCCGCTCGTCAGCGTTATCCCGATGCAGTTCATCGCTTACTATGCGGCACTGCACCGCGGCTGCGACGTCGATAAGCCACGAAACCTCGCGAAGTCTGTGACGGTGGAATAG
- a CDS encoding CdaR family protein, translated as MDKLFEKKWFIKVSSITIAVLLFLMVNADTTTINTGGIPGITDGSRVIEEAELNVYFDEENYVLAEAPETVQATLRGPQNVLTFSQVTEGQQEFYVDLTDHEPGVHYERVEHRGFPADLSISIVPMTVRIVIQEQQTASFPVDVDIVNEGLIAEGYVLGEPEIDPSTVDVRAGQGTIEQIAQAKAVIDVEAVNEDITGSFPVAFVDENGTELELTANPAAVDILIPITAPNKSVPVQAEREGSLADGMVIDSIDFSPSEVDVFGPVDVINDIDIINVAAIDLSTVDGSVVIEREVMVPEGVESVEPETIQVTINIEEESERVFDDFEIDVENASDEQEVTFVQPENGMFDLTIGGSETLLERLVRDDLQASIDVEGLEDGEHDLTVNFDGPQHIQFLDEGLTVAVEISNGQTASISESDNDNSSDDESDEEEPNDSDTS; from the coding sequence ATGGATAAACTGTTTGAAAAAAAATGGTTCATCAAAGTCAGTTCCATCACCATTGCCGTTCTCTTGTTTCTGATGGTCAATGCCGATACAACGACGATTAATACAGGCGGTATTCCGGGCATTACCGATGGTTCGAGAGTTATTGAGGAAGCGGAATTGAACGTATATTTCGACGAAGAAAATTATGTCTTGGCAGAAGCGCCGGAGACGGTGCAGGCAACGCTTCGCGGGCCGCAAAACGTGCTGACGTTTTCACAGGTTACCGAAGGCCAGCAGGAATTTTATGTGGATTTGACAGATCATGAACCTGGCGTACATTATGAACGGGTCGAACACCGTGGATTCCCGGCAGACCTGTCGATTTCCATTGTGCCAATGACTGTCAGGATCGTGATCCAGGAACAACAGACAGCTTCTTTTCCTGTGGATGTCGATATTGTGAATGAAGGATTGATTGCAGAAGGGTATGTATTAGGCGAGCCGGAGATTGACCCTTCCACGGTGGATGTAAGAGCGGGTCAAGGGACCATCGAGCAGATTGCCCAAGCGAAAGCCGTGATTGATGTGGAAGCTGTGAATGAAGACATCACCGGTTCGTTCCCTGTAGCGTTTGTCGATGAGAATGGAACCGAACTGGAGTTAACGGCAAATCCGGCAGCAGTGGATATCCTCATTCCGATTACAGCACCGAATAAGTCTGTGCCAGTCCAGGCAGAGCGGGAAGGCAGTCTCGCGGATGGCATGGTCATCGATTCAATTGATTTTTCCCCATCGGAAGTGGATGTTTTCGGCCCTGTCGATGTGATAAATGATATCGACATCATCAATGTGGCGGCGATTGATTTGTCAACTGTAGATGGGAGTGTCGTTATTGAACGTGAAGTGATGGTTCCGGAAGGTGTTGAATCTGTGGAGCCGGAAACGATTCAGGTAACGATCAACATTGAAGAAGAATCAGAACGGGTATTTGATGATTTTGAAATCGATGTGGAAAATGCTTCTGATGAACAAGAGGTAACGTTCGTTCAACCTGAAAACGGCATGTTTGATCTGACCATCGGTGGGAGCGAAACGCTTCTGGAGAGGCTCGTTCGCGATGACCTGCAGGCAAGCATTGATGTGGAAGGTCTTGAAGACGGGGAACATGATTTGACGGTCAACTTCGATGGACCACAGCATATACAGTTCCTGGACGAAGGATTGACTGTGGCGGTTGAGATTTCAAATGGTCAAACAGCCTCAATCAGTGAATCTGATAACGACAATTCCAGTGACGATGAGTCAGATGAAGAAGAACCAAATGACAGTGATACTTCCTGA
- the sigW gene encoding RNA polymerase sigma factor SigW, with translation MDMLVKKLVLEVRKGNQKAYEELVDLYKDQVYHIAYRMLGNMHEAQDISQEAFLRAYMNIDSYDIDRKFSTWLFRITTNLTIDRIRKRKPDFHLEDPIAGTDGMDHHARFVADMPLPEDQVVQLEQQEWIQKEILALPPKYRAAIVLKYIEDKSLKEISEILNMPVGTVKTRIHRGREALKKRLSSS, from the coding sequence ATGGATATGCTCGTTAAAAAACTCGTACTTGAGGTGCGTAAAGGGAACCAAAAGGCTTATGAAGAACTCGTCGACCTGTACAAGGATCAGGTCTATCATATTGCTTACCGGATGCTTGGCAATATGCACGAAGCGCAGGATATCTCTCAAGAGGCTTTTTTACGCGCTTATATGAACATTGATTCCTATGATATCGACCGGAAGTTTTCGACTTGGCTGTTTCGGATCACGACGAATTTGACCATTGACCGCATCAGGAAGCGAAAACCGGATTTTCATCTTGAAGATCCCATTGCCGGCACGGATGGCATGGATCATCACGCCCGTTTTGTAGCGGATATGCCGTTGCCTGAAGACCAGGTGGTACAACTTGAGCAGCAGGAGTGGATCCAAAAGGAGATTTTGGCGTTGCCTCCAAAATACCGGGCAGCCATCGTTTTGAAATACATTGAGGATAAGTCATTGAAAGAGATCAGCGAGATTTTGAATATGCCGGTAGGAACTGTGAAGACTCGGATCCACCGCGGACGTGAAGCGTTGAAAAAGCGGCTCAGCAGTTCATGA